Within Oceanicoccus sp. KOV_DT_Chl, the genomic segment GTCGCCGGCTACACGGTTTTATTCATTTATGTGTTCTGTCTGGCGCAACCTTTTATCGCCATCGACATGGCTTTAGGTGGTGCGCTTCGCGGCGCTGGTGACACTCGCTTTCCTTTGTACGCTGCCATTGCGGGCTTAATTATTATTCGATTTGGTCTGGCAATAATTTTTATGTGGCTGGAATTTTCCGTTGTGTGGATTTATGGTGCCGTTATCGGCGACTACGTGGTAAAAAATATTCTATTCATTTGGCGCTTTAAATCTGGCCACTGGATAAAACATTTACCCAATAACCATCCCCCTATTGATGAGGACTTAATAACTCCATGAAAGCGCTACTCTGCCTCGATTTTGAAAATGATATTGTTCACCCCGATGGAAAAGTGTCTGCAAAAGGTTACGCTGCCTACAATGCCAAATACGAAAGCACTAACCACTTGAAAAGAGCACAGCAACAATTTCGCGCCGCCGGCTTGCCGGTATTGCATGTCCGCGTTGGTTTTTATCCCGGCTACGCGCAACAACCTAAAGGCTCTCCTCTGATGGGAAAAGCCCATGAATTTGAAGCGTTTAACCTTAACGGTTGGGGCGGTGAATTTTTTGCAGAAGTAGCACCGCAGGGCGACGAGCTGATTATCACCAAACACCGGGTCGGCGCCTTTCACGCTACCGCACTGGAACTAACCCTTAATACTCTCGGTGTTACCGAACTCTATCTAGCCGGCGTCGCTACCGATATGGTGGTGGAGTCCACCGCTCGCGAAGCCCACGATCGTGATTTTGCCGTTACTATTATTAGCGATTGCTGTATTGCGGCCAGTGATGAAGACCAACAGCGCAGTCTGATCAATATGCGAAAATTAGCACGCATCATCACGAGCTTGGAACTTAAGTGCTAATTTCCACTCGAAATACCCTCGCAAACCCTCTCATATACTGACTATTATGTACCAAGATAGTCACAATGAACTGACGAATTTTCGAAATTCAATAGAAAAAGCCTGATAGAAGGGATTACATTAGCGATAAAACTGCCATAATTAAGCCAGAACCTAATAATAAATGACGGATATCATATGGATCGTGCCCGGCAACAACCCCTCAATGGAAAACTGTCCCCTCTCGTTATTATCAGTAGCGTAGTCATCATTGCCATTGTGGTCAGTTTAATCATGCTCGATTTTGGCAGCCCTCGTATTGATCGTGACGATCTACAAACCGATACTGTACAACAAGGCGATCTCACCATTCAGGTGAACGGTAATGGCGTGCTACTACCCAAAGATATTGAATGGATAGCCTCCAGAGTAGAAGGTCGCGTTGCTGCCATCCATAAACGTGCTGGCGACATCGTTGCCGCCGGTGAATTATTAATAGAGTTAAACAACCCTGCCTTGGTGACCGCTGCCGAAGAAGCATTATCCGCTCTCGAAGGCGCCAAAGCAGAAAAACTTTCCTATTCAGTGGATCTGGAGAATCAATTACTCAATCAAAAATCCATCAGCCTGCAAGCGAAATTTGCCTATGAAAGCGCCAAACTAAAATTAGACGCTGAAACGCAATTACGAAAAAAGTCTAATATTATTGCTGATATAGACTATCAACGTACCCAACTTGAAGTTAAACAGTTACTGGCGCGTTACAGTATCGAACAAGAGCGCCTGCAAAAAAGCCAAACCAATACCGCCGCGCAACTCGCGGCCAAAGATGCCTACATCAAGCAACTCAGCAAAGCACTCGACCGCAGCAACGATAAAGTATCGGCATTAGCAATAACCGCCAGCATAAGCGGCGTTTTACAATCAATGAATCTAGAAATTGGGCAACGACTATTACCGGGCAACGAAATCGCTAAAGTAGCTCAACAAGACCAACTATATGCAGAGTTAAAAATATTAGCCCGTCAGGCGACTAACATTGTGCTTGGCCAGGATGTCATCATAGATACACGCAACGGCACAACAACAGGACATGTTAGCCGCATAGACCCTGCCGTAACTCAAGGCTCCGTAATTATCGACGTCACGCTTAACGGCGAGCTACCCAAAGGGGCTCGCCCGGAGTTGCAAGTTGAAGGCATCATCACCACCGCTATACTGCGCAATATTTTATATGTCGGTAAACCAAGTTACAGCAAAACAGATAGCCAAATCAGTGTTTATAAAATTGAAGGCGATTATGCCCAGCGATTGTTTATTCAAACCGGACAAGCCTCTATGAATAATATCCAAATCATTAGCGGGCTAAAAGCGGGGGACGAAATAATTTTATCTGACAGTAGCGATTGGCAACAGCACGAAAAAATTCTGATTAATTAAGCCTATTCACCCAACATAAATAACAATAATAAACCAAGCTCTTTGGCTTAGTAATCACAAACTATACAATAAGTGAGGTAACACATGGATCAGCCTGAATTAATTAAACTACGTGGCATCAACAAAGTTTTTTACACTGAAGAATTAGAAACCTGGGCGCTGAATGATATTGATATCACTATAAATCAGGGCGAGTATGTTTCTATTAGTGGCGCATCAGGCTGTGGAAAATCTACCCTACTCTCTGTTTTAGGCTTATTGGACACACCAACTGAAGGTCACTACTTTCTTAATGGCGAAGACGTTTCCGACCTCAACGCCAATCGCCGAGCAGCTATCCGTAACCGGGAAATTGGCTTTATCTTTCAAGCGTTCAATTTGATTGGCGACATGAATGTCTATGAAAATGTCGAGCTGCCGCTTACCTACCGTAAAGACTTAAGCAAACAGCAGCGTAAGCAACGGGTCGAAGACGCTCTCGAAAAAGTAGACATGTCACACCGGATCAAACACTTCCCGGCACAATTATCGGGCGGCCAACAACAGCGAGTCGCCATTGCCAGAGCATTAGCTGGCCAACCCAAAGTGTTACTCGCCGATGAACCCACCGGTAATCTCGACTCTACCAACGCCGCCATGGTGATGGCGCTGTTAGATACCTTACATCAACAGGGCAGTACTATTTGCATGGTTACTCATGACCCGCGCTCAGCAGAACAAGCGCAGCGGCAAATTGTATTATTGGATGGAAAAATTATTAGCGACAACACACTTAGTAATGCCGACAAAGCTGAGGTCGCGTAATGAGCACACTGCTATTTGATTTGCGTTACACCCTGCGTCTGCTAATGCGGTCACCAGCTTTCACTGCGCTTTGTATTACGGTTATCGCATTGGCTATTAGTCTAGCACTGACAATTTACGTGGTGGTCGGCAACCAGGGTATTAAACCGTTACCGATACCCCATGGCGATCGTTATGTAGCACTGATGTTACAGGATAAAGAAACTTACCGGATTCTACGTGGCGATAGAATAAATGCCTTTATTTACCAAACATTTCAACAACGACTACAAAGCTATCAATTATTAGGAGCGGCTAATATTCACCGTACTATCACTACTAGTGACGACGGGATCGCTGAGGCTGAGGCTGGCGCATCAATCACACCTAACTTATTACAAGCCACACAAGCCATTCCATTACTCGGGCGCAATTTAGTTGCCAGTGATGCCGAAATAGGTGCTGCTCCAGTAGCGCTGATAGGCTATGAACAATGGCAAAACTATTATGCCGGCAGGAAAGATATTATTGGTCATTTGTCACGAATTGATGGACAAGCTCGAACCATCGTAGGCGTGATGCCGCAGAATTTTGGCTTCCCCACTGATCACCATATCTGGACACCTCTGCAACTGCCAAGCAATGCTGACCCAAGCAATAATAGTTTTCGCCTGACGATTATAGGTATTCTAAAAAAAGGGACTAGTGTCGAGCAAGCTGACAGCGAACTGAAAGCCCTAATTGCTCAACTCGCTAACGAATACCCTGATGAATACGGTCACCTTAGCGCAAGAACTCAACCGTATATCTATGCCGCTTCAGCCAATGACTGGGGAACTATGAATATTGTGATGCTGACAGCAGCGGGAATTATTCTGCTGCTGGCCTGCCTTAATGTCGGTAACTTATTACTGGTACGCGCCAATGAACGCACCCAGGAATTAGTTATCCGTAGTGCACTCGGAGGCTCACGCCAGCGAATTATTCAACAAGTATTAATGGAGTCATTTATTATTTGTTTCGTCGGTGGCGTCATAGGTTTATGGTTAGGAAGTTTCGGCGCCGATTATGTCCGCTACCAAACTGAAATTGTTGTCGGCTCATCATTTCTTCCTTTTTGGATGTCTTTCGATATTGGCCCGGATATTTTTCTCCTTACAATTGCAGCGACACTTTTAGTCTGGCTATTAGCAGGCGGCATACCCGCGTGGCGCGCATCGCAACTGGATATTAACTCAGCTTTGAGTGGCGGTGGTAAAGGAGTAACTGGCAAAGGTAATAGCAAAGTAGCCAAAGGCTTAGTGGCGGTAGAAGTTGTATGCTCGTTCTTTTTATTGGTATTAAGTGGCGCGTTTGTCAGCTCAGTACACTTTGCCAATCAAATCGATTACGGCGTTGATACCAACAACTACATTTCCGGCTTTGTAAATATTCGTGAAGACGCATATCCGGAAGATACAGACCGCGTACAATTTTTTACTGATCTGCGCACCACGCTTGTTCAGAACCCAGCGATTGAAGCCGCTAGCTTTACTAACGCACTACCGGGTATGGGTTATTGGCGTTCACCCTATAATGTTGAAGACAGGGACCTACAATCGAATAACCATTACCCAAATCTTATTATGATCCCCATTGACCAGGAATATTTTTAATACTATGGATGTCGATGTCATTGAAGGTCGCCATTTTAGTCACGAGGACAGCGAAAACTCGCTACCGGTTGGTATTACCGAAAAAGGTTTCGTCGACAAAATGTGGCCCGGCGAATCCGGTATTGGTAAACGTA encodes:
- a CDS encoding cysteine hydrolase family protein, encoding MKALLCLDFENDIVHPDGKVSAKGYAAYNAKYESTNHLKRAQQQFRAAGLPVLHVRVGFYPGYAQQPKGSPLMGKAHEFEAFNLNGWGGEFFAEVAPQGDELIITKHRVGAFHATALELTLNTLGVTELYLAGVATDMVVESTAREAHDRDFAVTIISDCCIAASDEDQQRSLINMRKLARIITSLELKC
- a CDS encoding efflux RND transporter periplasmic adaptor subunit, which codes for MDRARQQPLNGKLSPLVIISSVVIIAIVVSLIMLDFGSPRIDRDDLQTDTVQQGDLTIQVNGNGVLLPKDIEWIASRVEGRVAAIHKRAGDIVAAGELLIELNNPALVTAAEEALSALEGAKAEKLSYSVDLENQLLNQKSISLQAKFAYESAKLKLDAETQLRKKSNIIADIDYQRTQLEVKQLLARYSIEQERLQKSQTNTAAQLAAKDAYIKQLSKALDRSNDKVSALAITASISGVLQSMNLEIGQRLLPGNEIAKVAQQDQLYAELKILARQATNIVLGQDVIIDTRNGTTTGHVSRIDPAVTQGSVIIDVTLNGELPKGARPELQVEGIITTAILRNILYVGKPSYSKTDSQISVYKIEGDYAQRLFIQTGQASMNNIQIISGLKAGDEIILSDSSDWQQHEKILIN
- a CDS encoding ABC transporter ATP-binding protein; the encoded protein is MDQPELIKLRGINKVFYTEELETWALNDIDITINQGEYVSISGASGCGKSTLLSVLGLLDTPTEGHYFLNGEDVSDLNANRRAAIRNREIGFIFQAFNLIGDMNVYENVELPLTYRKDLSKQQRKQRVEDALEKVDMSHRIKHFPAQLSGGQQQRVAIARALAGQPKVLLADEPTGNLDSTNAAMVMALLDTLHQQGSTICMVTHDPRSAEQAQRQIVLLDGKIISDNTLSNADKAEVA
- a CDS encoding FtsX-like permease family protein, whose amino-acid sequence is MSTLLFDLRYTLRLLMRSPAFTALCITVIALAISLALTIYVVVGNQGIKPLPIPHGDRYVALMLQDKETYRILRGDRINAFIYQTFQQRLQSYQLLGAANIHRTITTSDDGIAEAEAGASITPNLLQATQAIPLLGRNLVASDAEIGAAPVALIGYEQWQNYYAGRKDIIGHLSRIDGQARTIVGVMPQNFGFPTDHHIWTPLQLPSNADPSNNSFRLTIIGILKKGTSVEQADSELKALIAQLANEYPDEYGHLSARTQPYIYAASANDWGTMNIVMLTAAGIILLLACLNVGNLLLVRANERTQELVIRSALGGSRQRIIQQVLMESFIICFVGGVIGLWLGSFGADYVRYQTEIVVGSSFLPFWMSFDIGPDIFLLTIAATLLVWLLAGGIPAWRASQLDINSALSGGGKGVTGKGNSKVAKGLVAVEVVCSFFLLVLSGAFVSSVHFANQIDYGVDTNNYISGFVNIREDAYPEDTDRVQFFTDLRTTLVQNPAIEAASFTNALPGMGYWRSPYNVEDRDLQSNNHYPNLIMIPIDQEYF